Proteins from a single region of Gemmatimonadaceae bacterium:
- a CDS encoding iron-sulfur cluster assembly accessory protein, producing the protein MSTMNQPELAVVITPNASAEVKKFMEQEGVDPAKGGLRVSVQPGGCSGFKYGLLIEDEAAEDDLVVAQGEWRVFVDPFSAQYLNGVTIDYVTSMMGSGFTFKNPNASGGCGCGSSFSA; encoded by the coding sequence ATGAGCACAATGAATCAACCCGAGCTGGCGGTAGTCATCACACCGAACGCGTCAGCCGAGGTGAAAAAGTTCATGGAGCAAGAGGGTGTCGATCCGGCCAAGGGCGGTCTCCGCGTGAGCGTTCAGCCCGGTGGCTGCAGTGGCTTCAAATACGGCCTGCTGATCGAGGACGAGGCGGCCGAGGACGATCTGGTAGTCGCTCAGGGCGAATGGCGCGTCTTCGTCGATCCGTTCTCCGCACAGTATTTGAATGGCGTCACCATCGACTACGTCACGTCGATGATGGGCTCCGGCTTCACCTTCAAGAATCCTAACGCGTCTGGCGGTTGCGGCTGCGGCAGCTCGTTCTCCGCCTAA
- the nagB gene encoding glucosamine-6-phosphate deaminase, producing the protein MADSVTGVRADAVAEREARDRSPSRGPSRVPHIPAGLERIRTLVVDDHEHIARLVANRIATLVREKDAAGETAVLGLATGSTPIGVYRELIRMHREEELSFRHVVTFNLDEYYPMPRESIHSYHRFMWENLFSHIDIRPENVHIPDGTVPPDRVEEFCRRYEDAIADAGGIDFQILGIGKTGHIGFNEPGSGADSRTRPVTLDAITRRDAAADFFGEEFVPREAITMGVATILDAHEIAILATGEHKSTIVRRAVEGDIDVEVAATFLQRHPDTTFYVDRAAGAELTRIKTPWLIDEVQWTQELMVRAVMWLSQQTDKAILKLTQRDYAEHKMSALVAKYGTPGEVNGKVFNILGAKIRGKSKLPTHQRIICFSPHPDDDVISMGGILRKLVENENEITIAYQTSGNIAVFDHDVRRYVDFLMRTAGNDLIDPAKVQSLAETVYSFLERKRPGEVDIPEVQDIKRIIREAEAVSGIETVGLPRGAARFLNLPFYQTGKVRKDAIGPKDVAIVRALLEEIRPQHIFVAGDLSDPHGTHRMCKEAIDRALMEIGSESPNGEEGSARIKTQASGRSPEIWLYRGAWQEWPIDAATWLVPLSQEELRLKIQAIFKHQSQKDSAPFPGGYDEREFWQRVEARNKGTAAELDRLGLAEYFAMEAYVVE; encoded by the coding sequence ATGGCCGATTCGGTCACCGGCGTCCGCGCGGACGCCGTCGCCGAGAGGGAGGCCCGCGATCGCTCGCCGAGTCGCGGGCCTTCTCGTGTCCCTCACATCCCCGCAGGCCTCGAGCGCATTCGGACGCTCGTGGTCGACGATCACGAGCACATTGCGCGACTGGTTGCGAATCGGATCGCCACTCTCGTGCGTGAGAAGGACGCCGCAGGCGAGACCGCGGTGCTGGGACTCGCGACGGGTTCCACTCCGATTGGGGTCTATCGCGAGCTGATTCGCATGCATCGCGAAGAGGAGCTGAGCTTCCGGCACGTCGTAACGTTCAATCTGGACGAGTACTACCCGATGCCGCGCGAGAGCATCCACTCCTACCATCGGTTCATGTGGGAGAATCTGTTCTCGCACATCGACATCCGGCCCGAGAACGTTCACATCCCGGACGGTACCGTTCCGCCCGATCGCGTCGAGGAGTTCTGCCGCCGCTACGAGGATGCGATCGCCGACGCCGGAGGAATCGATTTTCAGATTCTTGGTATCGGTAAGACGGGCCACATCGGCTTCAATGAGCCGGGTTCGGGTGCGGACAGTCGCACGCGGCCCGTCACGCTCGACGCCATCACGCGCCGCGACGCCGCTGCCGACTTTTTCGGCGAGGAGTTCGTGCCACGCGAGGCGATCACGATGGGCGTGGCGACGATCCTCGATGCGCACGAGATCGCGATCCTCGCGACGGGCGAGCACAAGTCGACGATCGTCAGGCGCGCCGTCGAGGGTGACATCGACGTCGAGGTGGCCGCGACCTTCCTGCAACGCCATCCGGATACGACGTTCTACGTCGATCGGGCGGCAGGCGCCGAGCTCACGCGCATCAAGACCCCGTGGCTCATCGACGAGGTGCAGTGGACGCAAGAACTGATGGTCCGCGCCGTGATGTGGCTCTCGCAACAGACGGACAAGGCGATCCTCAAGCTCACGCAGCGAGACTATGCGGAGCATAAGATGTCGGCGCTCGTCGCGAAGTACGGCACGCCGGGCGAGGTGAACGGGAAAGTCTTCAACATCCTCGGCGCGAAGATCCGAGGCAAATCCAAGCTGCCGACGCACCAGCGGATCATCTGCTTCTCGCCGCATCCCGACGACGACGTCATTTCGATGGGTGGCATACTGCGCAAGCTGGTCGAGAACGAGAACGAGATCACGATTGCCTATCAAACGAGCGGCAACATCGCGGTGTTCGATCACGATGTGCGCCGATACGTCGATTTTCTCATGCGCACGGCCGGCAATGATTTGATCGATCCGGCAAAGGTGCAGAGCCTCGCGGAAACGGTCTACTCCTTCCTCGAACGCAAACGGCCGGGGGAGGTCGACATCCCGGAGGTGCAGGACATCAAGCGCATCATTCGCGAAGCGGAAGCCGTGAGCGGCATCGAGACCGTCGGCCTGCCGCGCGGTGCGGCGCGCTTTCTCAACTTGCCGTTCTATCAAACGGGCAAGGTCCGCAAGGACGCGATCGGCCCGAAGGACGTCGCCATCGTTCGTGCTTTGCTCGAGGAGATCCGTCCACAGCACATCTTCGTCGCCGGCGACCTGTCGGATCCGCATGGCACGCACCGCATGTGCAAGGAGGCAATCGACCGAGCGCTGATGGAAATCGGGTCCGAGTCGCCTAACGGTGAGGAGGGCTCCGCTCGTATCAAGACGCAGGCATCCGGCCGCAGTCCGGAGATCTGGTTATACCGGGGCGCCTGGCAGGAGTGGCCGATCGACGCGGCAACCTGGCTCGTTCCACTCTCCCAGGAGGAGTTGCGACTCAAGATCCAGGCGATCTTCAAGCATCAATCGCAAAAGGACTCGGCGCCCTTCCCGGGCGGCTACGACGAGCGTGAGTTCTGGCAACGCGTCGAAGCACGCAACAAGGGCACGGCGGCGGAGCTCGACCGGCTCGGGCTGGCCGAGTATTTCGCGATGGAAGCGTACGTGGTCGAATAG